The genomic stretch gagttcattgagtcttttccataaattattaagcataagaagggaaaatataatattgttgttgatgctctatctaggaagaatatgctattaactcaacttgatgttaaaattcgtggattagagatactatgtgatttgtatgctactgatcatgattttgctgaaccatatcgcttgtgtgctattggtaaagcatgtgagaaatatcacatacatgatgggttcttgtttagagctaacaaactatgtgttccagaatcgtcagtgcgtttgctcttattgcaggaatctcatgctggaggtttgatgggtcactttgggagtgagaagacgctactcatgctagctgaccacttttattagccaaagatgaggcggtatGTGGACaaatatgtgaagaggtgcatttcttgcaacaagtccaagcccaagctgaagcctcacggtatgtatactcctttaccggcacctactacaccatgggaagacattagtatggattttgtgttgggtttgccgcgtactaagagaggccatgattctatatttgtggtagtggatagattctctaaaatgtcacactttattgcctgccacaaaagcgacgatgcgttgcatattgctaacctgtttttcagggagattaattgtacgtctacatggagtcccgaagactattgtttctgattgtgacgtgaagtttatgtgctacttctggaagacgctttggagaaagctggggacgaagctacttttcagtagtacttgtcatccccaaactgatggtcatactgaagtggtgaatagaacattgtcataactgttgagatccatgatcaagaagaacttgaaggagtgggaagattggttaccgcatgtggagtttgcttataacagggcggtacattctaccacagagttgtgtccctttgaggtggtgtatggtttcaaaccaattactccacttgacttgttgcctttgcccatacatgagagagtcaatatggaggcatcaaagaggacagattttgtgcgaaagattcatgtgaagactaaaaagttgatagagaagaaaggcaagaacaatgctgcaagggtgaacaagaagcgcaaggagatgttgttcaagcctggtgatatgatctgggtacattttctcaaggataggttcccgaagctacggaagtccaagttgcttcctcgtggtgctggtccttacaaagtgcttgccaagatcaacgataatgcatacccgatagatcttccaattgatgagtttggtgtcagcaattctttcaatgtggctgatttgacaccatatgacggagaagaccttggagcgtcgaggtcgacgccttttgaagggggggagatgatgaggacatccctactacactactacctccgtcattgcaagatgaagacgatgctgctgtgaagctcaagtctaatgaagtcaggattggacgaatgacacgagctcgtgcgaagctactcaaacaacaggtgaacttgttcctaagtgatactttgatcgatgagaactttatacttcctaagtcctattacttatgtatgatcaggtatgaagagggagcaagcatcgcacgaggaggacaggagcagctggacaagaagctagacgtaaagctggacatggagctggacatgaagacatcccatggacgcgcgagggaggagccggaggcatgcgcgagggaagaagaagaagtccaggtcgGCTCCAGGCCCggccagaccggccgccacgccggccggcccggtcccaggcccggttcaaccgggcgcccgaccgaccgagcccggcgccaaccggacccccaaaccggtgccaaccgggcaccgtCAAAAATGCCCCGGCGTCTAGCCCGGTCACCACCTGGCGCCAGGCCCGATTTCAACCGGCctgacccggtcccaggcccggtcgaccggctcctGAGCCGGccctgtccgagtctgtctcggccatatcccgatctgggtcggttattcttgtattttctcgaaccctggtcgtcctgaacccctatataagtgcctaggatgcccccaaattaggtttagaccacgtttaagataaaccctagttcatagttgattgctttgcaactctatcgaattcATACACCATATTGCTTTGATATTTGTGTATACcctgaaaagtcttgtgtgatctgctgttctattgggaattagacggttgcaacttaccgcttcgtggtcagcggctacgtgcgcaagtgtgtggagttgcgaatatcttgcagggttgagagctgttgcattggtgacagggaccaatcgagagatctcgttgcgtcatacaagttatcatccacttcatcatcaattATCTCTGTTGTGTTCAtctcgtgatcatcatcaccaccgtgcttactgagaagatcgggcaaccccttatcagacgcgcaaagtgtccgctcgcggctgtacgggcccgcctagcagcgagcctgtatcgagggcatcgcttccgcggtcaacgctcccgcgtctgcgccgcagccttcgccatcaatggcgcgactGCCTGTTTTGCACGCGcattggcgggcggcggctgggcttctcgccgccttcaatggcatcgtatccgcgcgcggccggccttaaAGGTCCACCGGCCCCGTTCCTTCATCGCCCACacatccactcgcaccaccaccgccgcagcaccatggggaagaagaagaacgacttcgaggcgtccgacAGCGGCACGAAGAAGGACGAGCGGCCTGGCAGGGTGGCGCTGCCTGTCAGCATCGGGAGGCTGATGCACGCGCACTGGACGCCGTGCGACACCTGgagggacgtgcacatgcctggcggctcagctaccgctgggtgcccatccctccggtGCCTGCGCGCAAGCCAGATAGGACCAACGAGATCCGAcgtaggaggcggtacctgccggagggcctccgcgccgatccggcgtacgccatcgactcctatAGCTAGCGTACGTATCTCTCGACCGagagggatcggaggaggagggcgggcttcatgggcgacatggATTTTCCTTtcgaccgtccaccgccgcctcgtcctcgAAGACAGCAGCCGCCGACGGGTGCGCACCAGGCGTCGACGCGTACGCAGTACaacaacgacgatgacgacgatgagtacgacgacgacgaagactacatcgaggcgctggcgtaccacaacgaggaggtcaaggacgacagtgacgactacgtcgcggtcgtcttccaggaatggcagctggccatggcggagggccgcaacttcgagttcccggacaacatgacggacgatgagatggcgaagctcggcgtcctcatCTCCAAGAACGACccacctgtgcagccgccgctgccccgctacgccaccggcttcatgccgccaggcctgtcggaggatgaagcccttcgactggcgctacaggactcggccgcgccacaaccgccgtacaacccctgggttcctccaccgccgccacatccctgggcgcctccaccgccgccacagccacaaccctgggctcctccaccgccgccacaaccatGGGCGCATCCACCGCCGcaacagccctgggcgcctccaccgcagccagagccctgggcgcctccacctcaagcaccgccggcgcgcccggcgtacgttccGCCGGTATCCAACTGGTCCTGGacggtaccggagctcatcgtgctcgacaacgACGAGGAGCAACAGTAGGCGCAACCGTTTAAGTTTTATTTTAGTGTGTTTAACTATGTAATTTATGTTTTCACGTTAAAAAAAATGATTCGAGCGAAAAAATGCGTcgagccgctggagccaccccgatgcaaacggacgcacggtcgatttcgaccatttcgaccaacgcaaacggacgcccacgAACATTTCCGAATGCTAAAATGCATCGCGCCGCTCGAGCGGATACTGCGTCGGCACCAGGTAGGTGGAGTTAATAAGTGCTGTGCCCGTGTTGCAGGGGTTTTGGTTCTGTGGTCGGTACAATTATACGGGTCTCAATTGTAGTATTGTGTGAAAAAGATGTCCTGCTGCGGGGTCCAACCGCAAAACCACAAGCCTCTCTGGATCCCATCTCGAAACATCCACTTTATtcctgctactccctccgtctccgtTTAACACGTACACACTTTAAGATAAACTTTGACAAttgatttgatcaataaaatataaaaaatttgtctacaaaatctatatcattagatttGTATGAAAAAAAGCTTtcaaatgatataatttttataacatatatttcatattttattgatcaaaataatggtcaaagcaatttcttaaactacgtgcaTGCCTGTTAAACTGAGACGGAGAAAGTACTAAAAACAATATTTTATTCCAAACAAAATAGATCAACGGAAAAGGAAACAGCGGACGACGGCGTTCACACACTCCAAGCACCCATCCCGCGTGAACGGAAAACCGGCCCCGAACACGTCACGTCACCCTCACACCGCCCCCACCGGCACGCGGGCCCCATCCGCGTCACCACCAGCCAGCGACATGCAGGCCCCATGGAACTTGCCCCACAGTCAGTGACGCGTAACAGCACCTTCCGGAAGACCCGCCGCTGACGCGAAACCCCCCTCGATTAAGCGAAAATTTCTTAATTCCGAAGGCAAAAAGGCGAAAACAGACGCGTCCCAACGTTTCgtcatctctccctctctctctcccctgccTATAAGAGATCCGATTCCCCACCTCCTCCAAATTCATCCACCAAATTCTCAAAACCCTAGCAGCCAAATCCGACCCGATTCGAAGAGTTCTCGTCTCGCTTCCGTGGAATCCTATTAGTCCGTGCTCCTGAATCTTAATATTAGTTGGTTCATCCCTCTGTATGACCACCTGCATCAATTGCACGCTATACTCGCCCTACAACTGCAATCGACCTTTCTCAATTGCTACACTCGTAGATTACGATACAACAGGATACAATTGGTTGTCACCGTCTCACTGTTTGGTGCTGGTTTGTAGGTTTGACTTGTAGCACcttagttggtggcttggtgctaGGCAATGATTATTGTGATCATTTCGGTTGAGATGTCAACTTCTCCTCTTGCATCTAACCTGGCAAATTCAGTAAAATGAGATTTGACTATGAGGGAGCTGCCATGAATTAGATTATGTGCAATGTGGTAGCATCACAGAATGGAATTTATTTGTTCAATTGGCTTCAGGCAAGATGCACTTTGTCTTGCTTAACTTGTAATATCCATTCTAATAGCGGCAAAAGTAACACATACGTGTAGTCGGACACAGGATATGTGACACACTGCTTACACGCCTAAGAGCAATACAGTgttacttgattcaactagcgtgTTTCTTGCAAATTCTTGGTATGGGGTTAGTAGCATCTTCTATGAACTGAATGTTATCTCCATGCTCTCTGTCTCACAAAATAGCCTCACTGATGCTGAATGTTCAATTTGTCAGGTTGACGAGTCCGTCCAGGAGCTGGACCGCCGTGTTCCACCGGTTGTGAAGGAGGTGCCGACCTATGCCCGCTCTGCGGCGGCTGAGGTGCACAAGACCGGCTTAGTTGGCACAGCCACGGGCCTGGCCAAGTCGGCCATTGTTCGCGCTGAGCCAAAGGCTCGCAACCTCTACACCCGCTACGAGCCTGTGGCGGAGCGCAAGGCTGCCGAAGCTTGGGCTGCCCTCAACCGTCTGCCTCTTGTTCCATCGGTGACCCGGGCTGTCCTCCCCACCGCTGCACAGCTCTCAGCCAAGTACAATTCTGCCGTGCTTGACGGGGCCAAGCGCGGGAACTCTGTTGCCACTTACCTCCCGCTTGTCCCCACGGAGCGCATCGCGAGGGTGTTCTCCTACCCTCCTACCGACGCTGCTGCAACCTCGGCTCCTGAGATGCAGCCCATCCCAACGCAGTAATGATGATAATTTCATCAAGCCTGAATTATGTTACTCCCTAGTAGCTAGTATCTTGTGTAGTGTCTTGTGAACTGGGTTGTCGTGTGGATGTTACTACGGTTTCTGCCTGTGTAAGGACGTGACTTGTACTGTGCTGCAGCATCTGCTTTGAGTTTTAGTTTGTTGCATGAACCATTTGTAATGTTTTAAATCCAAATTATATGATAAATCCATCTGTAAATTCACCATTTGCTGTGTCTGTTGTATAACTCAGTTATTTCTCATTCTTTGTAGCAATTCCTGAATGTATTTAGACTCCATTGCTCTAATGGCGAGCCAGTTTAGTCTTCAACTATTTCCAGCTCTCGAGCATATTCCATGGTAGAATAGATCTTATCAGAAGATTTAGCATGGGGTTGGGATGTTTTACTCAAGCAAATGGAGTACCAATTTCTCAAGCTTTCCGTCACGAATTATGTTACCTAATAGCTAGTATGTTGTGTAGTGGTGTCTTGTGGACTGGGGTATTAATCTGTCTGTATGGATGGCTGTTGCTGCTGTGCTGCAACATCTACTTGAGTTTTAGTTTGCTGCATGAACCATTTGTAAGGCTTTAAATTTACATGATAATCCATCTGTAAGTACCATCTGCTGCGTGTATGTTGTAACAAATCATTTATCTTCTTTTGTAGCAATTCCTTGAATGTATTACTCAGTTGCTCTAATGTTGAGCCAGTATAGTCTTCTACTCCTTCCAGCTCTCCTGCTATGTTACATAAGAATTATTAGTTGTGCATGCTTCATCAGGGTAGAATAGTTCTCGTCAGAAGATTTACTGATTTAGGATGGGTATGTGATTTTGACCCGAAACAAATAAAATGGAGTACCGATTTCCAAAGCTTACATCAGGATGACAGCTCCAAACGCGCGGCAGATTTACAGCATCCATAGGACAGCATCTACCTTAAAACAAACTGATCCGAAATATACTGGACCATTCGTCAGTTCTTTTCTTCACTCCAACACACATGCCAGTTCATTATAACAGCAGCAGAACAATTCTTCGCAACCATGCTTCCGTGTTTTGCTGATTTTGGAATTTTTCAGTCGAACAAAAAAATAGCACCCTCTTCTTTCTCTATTGCCAGATCTTCGATTTTAAGAGAACACATCTCTAAcgcagacacctgcttccatacTAGCCAGCGAACTAATTCTTGTaactaaaaacaaaaagtaaCACTGAAGTATGCAATAGGTATAGTCCAGAACTTTTTCATGACAACTTATGCACTGAGATCTCCTGAGCTCTGACATGCTCTCCAAATTGGAATGATCATACAATACCAAATTGGAGTACTTTAGACTACATATATCTAGATAGttccacaagcatagctcaagtaAACATCTTAAGAAGCTTCAGGGCATGGCATATCCAAAAGAacagaaacaaaaacacaaaTGGGCTGCTAATTTGCTACGCCATCCTTAACTTTGCATCCGAGATCTGACAGAACACTCGGGTCACCTCACCTATCGGCATCAGTACTTGGTACCAACTGAGCCCAACACTTAACAAGACTCTCAGCATTATAAAGCTCCCAGGCTCCCTACTCAGCAAATAGAGACTTGCAGCTTGACAAGATGTCAGATAATACTAACCATATACCAAAACACCATACTAGAGCTATGCTTGAACGCCtgaagttagagcatctccactcgtctccccgacgaggcccccgaacgatgttttttccatccggacggcgaaattcggcccagtcgcgtccccggttcctcgatttcgtccggatgtgggcctaaattcatccggcgatcccaggccatccccggccccccggggagctctcggggactccggacgaaacaaaagcgcgcgaaacggcgaggaaacttcccgcgcatctggtggccccaacttgtcggcgagagacaccgatcgtcgtcctcatcgcatttccacgcggcgagttaatgctgtCGCGTcggcttccgcgcacgcatcgtcttccacgcggcattaatcgctgtcgcccgccgcgcccgccgcgcctatttaaagccactccgctcgccgcgacgcccctgctccactcttcctccattctccctcccctgctccactcttcctccacctccaacgatggcgttctccgacgacgacggcgcagccgccAATGGCTTCCCCAGCCGGTCGCTCCACCAGTGGgagggccacctcctccaccaggcggggtacccctgcccgccggacacgaggcctcccggcggctaagtcgtggcggcgtaccaatcccgccacCGCCTCGGGGCGACGCCCTCGACGCCGAcatcgaggaggcgcggctaacaatgacggacgaggagcgcgccgacccgcgccaccaccccgacaactacacgcggtggaactcctacttcctccggcggtgggagcgggagctggcggcctacgacggcccgccgcctccgcctccgcgcaacaacgccgcgggacgccgacgttggtggagcgcgccgggccggacgCTGGAGAacatcctcgagcacatcgagggcggaaacttcccggtgctgacgatgcccctgcatcgagggcatcggcgagccgccgccggggaaacgtctggctgccagctcgtcgtcttccggatcggcgccgaggccgtccttggcgccggtgaaaagggaggcgacgtctccgtcgacgccggcgcgcgtcaaggagccggcgtctccaccgccgaccagagggcgcagcggcgccctcgtcatccgcgaccaaccctcctccccgcagcgtgggcggaagaggaagtcggcgaagaaggaggacggcgctgccgccaccaacgccgccgcaaacaggctcgccgaggaggaggcgaagcgcgcggaggaggccgccgttgcggaggcgatcgccagatcgctcaaggacctggtgccagccgacaacgccctccccgaggacgccgccctggagtggtcgaggcgcgactgggagcgccaggaggcggagcagcaggcgAGGCtgatggacctggccgccgcgcatcaactcgccgcccgcgccgccgctccaaccgccgccgccgacgtcgctcgctaccgccggtctgcgacacctccatccggcgtcgccgccccattcgtcgacctcgaagcttcggacgacgaatggtacaagccatccccgcctcggtggggagacgccggccagggcagcagcagccaggccgcgccgccgcaggtcgacgacgacggcgacggcgacgacggcgactacacggtgttctaccgccatttcggcatgtagagcgccgtgttttaaaattagcagttgaattcccctagccgaattcgaaatatagtcgaattcggcctctatgtatgaacttcgcccgttatatagtaaatatcattaaatttagtctaaattcgcccgtttttagccgtagtttgtcaagtttcaggTTTTTTTTACAAATTtgcatcgtcgtcttcgcctgagcacgcggctgggaaactactcctccccacgccaaatcttcctccaatccggacgaaaatttagccggatttgggcgtggggagcgccaacgagtggggatgctcttacacaTGTTATGTCCTAAACCTCCTTTTGAGCTCAGCAACGATCAATGGGAATTTTAGAACCGATGCATAACCATCAGTGAAAATAGCCTCCTTGAAATTTTCCTCCGGAACAAAGAAGTCCATGCACTTCTTTTTCAACTCTTGGCAGTTGTAGGTTTCAGCGCAAGCTAAGATAGTTGCAACTCTATATACCGACACTTTATCCCATAGCTTCCGGGCACAAATAAACTTCAGCGTGTCAAGCGCATACCGATCGGCTGCAGCGAGTAGATTCTGAATCATCTTAGTGGAAGAGTCCTGATGCTCGTCTTCTGCGGGCAATTCATTAGTGTATATGAACCGTAACATAGTTTTAAATGTTGCAGGTGTGATGTCGTGCAGCGTGATGGACGACATTGTAGCCTCGGCCATGGAACCGAAGAGCTCTGCTTTGAAGACAGGTGAGCGGGCAGCAAGCACCGCTCGGTGAGCAGGGAATGTCTCACCGTCAACGACAAATGAGACATCTGTCCCATCAGTATGATCTAGCAGGCGGCCAAGATGGGCCCTGATGTCTGAAGGGGGGACTGGAATAGGACTGTCATCGATGACCATGATTGTGCATATGATTGTGAAGTGCCTTTCTATTAAGAATTTTTTCTCCACATTAGTAACCTCCTCGAACTGATACCATCCCTAGGAGTCGCCGTTCTCTTTATCTTGAAAGGTTTCACATAACCGTTGTACGTTGCACGTAGTAGATGGTTTGCCGTCCCTATCTATCATGAAAGCCTCTTAGATGGCCTTGACACTACTGGATTTGCTTATGTGCCTGAGGGAGATAGAAGTATACTCGCCATTGTCTTCGACAGCACGTCCTCGCGGGTAAAAGTTAATTCTCCAGAGGTGTCCCCCGGCCGAGACGACGTCGGAGTGGACGGCCTTCCCGATTGGAAGCTGCTTACTTTGCTCGTAGTCGACTCTGAACTGAAAGACAGAACCCAGAATGGTGGTATTCGCATCCGGCTCTGACATCTTGGCTCGCTTGCTCACTGAACAATTTTTAAGCAAATGTAAGAAGAAATCACCGCAAAACAAATCGACCTAAGCAACAGAAGTTACGGCGAATTTCACAGTATACCACAAGCTAGGGAATGATTTAATCCGCCGAATCGAGGAAGAGCACAAGAGGGCACTCACTGGCTCGACAGCTGCCGGTAGTGGCGGCGGTTCGTCTGCTGCCGAATGGTGCTAAGGCGCCGCCGACCGCTCCTCCGACCTCCCAGCACCCGCCCCGGAACCTCAACCGTACGCCGTGTGTCCGCCTCCTCTGACCTGGAGCTGCTCGTCGTCTGCAACTGTGGCGCCGCCCCTCGCAGCGGAACCCTTGAGCATAGAACTGTTCTTTGCGGGCCTCCTACGGGAGGTGCCTATGGGCCGCACTAGGAATACATCGATTGGCCCCACCTCTTTCGGTACTCCCAAACCTTATACTAAAAAAATGGATTTGCTGGAAATCAGACATCAATAAGTTTAAATCGAGCGCTTGGAGATTCGTATTTTATGTTTGTAGATTCGTGCTCTGACTTCTGGACTATttatgtgtgtttgtgttgttaTTGGCCCGACGCGTAAGCGGGTTGACCTTTTTTTGCGGGTTTCGCGAAGTGGGCTTGTGGAGTGGGCTCGTGGTGAAGGTTCCGATCTACAAGGTGTCTTTCTCTCCCATGGAACTGTTTACGCCGCGTATGCTACTTGCGCGTGTGTTGCAAACGACATATTTTCAGTTGCatctgggttgcaactgagattttttttttttacatgtgGATTGCAATTGATATTTTTTTCCAATTACATGAGCctcgttgcaactgagattttttcagtTGTGCATATGTTGTAACTAAGAATTTTTACATAcacgtgggttgcaactgagatttttgtaGTTACGCATGCGTCACAACTAAGAATTTTCACTTACATGTGGGTTGAAACTGAGTCTTTTCCAGTTACACGTAAATTGCTACTAAGATTTTTCTTATGTCTTAAATGGttgctgaaaggatcgtatgccgcacctagaggggggtgaataggtgctaaccaatttttagttctttttcaatttaggcttgacacaatggtaaattctctagatatgcaactatgtgaatttacctatatgacaaggtcaacgactaagcaagatatagctacgcaatatataggggagataataggatagagataaccgagagtggagcacgcggagacacggagttgattcccgtagttcccttccattgcaagaaggtacgtccacgttcggaggagtgtggtcgctacgaaagccagaccaacgccacgaaggcttcactcgagtCTCCCGTgagcaccgccacgaaggcctagcccacttccactaagggatttcctcgaggcggaaaccgggcctttacaagattcttggggcacacatccacaaccaaattggaggctcccaatctgtaacacaacaacaagaacaatatcAAGTACAAATATCTAGGGTTtctcaaaagaggaacactagcaaagggccctcaagcatatgagggggaaatgcaaatcgcttcggtgaagatgtagatcggggtcttctccttcgaatctccaaagataaagagctttggttgggtggaggaggagatcttgtgaaTATTGAGTTTCTTGagttggctctaatggtggaGAACTTGGGGAATGATTGAGCAAacaaggaaggaagaagaaggtgggtataaatacccccttcaaaatccagccgttggggattctcgcaggccggataatccggcctaagtgagGGCCGGATAATCTGCCCCCCCTGAAAAATCGGCCAtggggaaaatccggccaaaaatccggcccctgtcCAAGGGAGTACTGAGCCACTTCATccaaagtccttagccgatttttggGGGCCAgataaatatccggcccggaatatccggcctgggAAAAACTCCCTGCTTCTTTTTGTCTCGTTTTTCAACACGAAACACccatatacatgtatatatatattctctGCACCACTtcgtcaaacattagtgtatcacatatattgacatcaaacattcaaaacataaaccgagagatgttctttcaatctccccccttttggtgtttgatgacaatatatggATTTGCAATAAAACCACTAGAGAGAACCAACTTGTTGGCAAAATATAGAGGCACtctccctacatgtgtgcatacaagtaatttgcatttgaatacaaat from Lolium rigidum isolate FL_2022 chromosome 4, APGP_CSIRO_Lrig_0.1, whole genome shotgun sequence encodes the following:
- the LOC124647210 gene encoding REF/SRPP-like protein OsI_017815: MLSVSQNSLTDAECSICQVDESVQELDRRVPPVVKEVPTYARSAAAEVHKTGLVGTATGLAKSAIVRAEPKARNLYTRYEPVAERKAAEAWAALNRLPLVPSVTRAVLPTAAQLSAKYNSAVLDGAKRGNSVATYLPLVPTERIARVFSYPPTDAAATSAPEMQPIPTQ